The Geotrypetes seraphini chromosome 12, aGeoSer1.1, whole genome shotgun sequence nucleotide sequence gaggttagacatctccactgatggatacagctctgcggctataacatttaaaataatagcgatccaaagggggaggggagaaggtgcgaggaagtctggagctgcagggccgacattagagggagtaagagttgatggtgccgcagggtcccgcggggggggggggggaggaaggaaggaagaagaggaaccgaagcatggcaattgtggggaagtgcagagctgcagggaagagtgttgcggtacccagctggagggagaaggaagatgagggagggaattaaaggagatgccagggcttggagcataggaggaaggtatgccagtctaagggaaaaggaagggggagatgtgagagcatggagggggaacgaaagatggaagaaaaggaaaggagagagatgccagagaatcagggaaggggagataccagactatgaggagaggtgtgggagagggaaggcgaggagagagatgccagaccaatggggtgaaaggagagatggaagggggaggcatacagtttctggaaggggcatagaaggagagaagatgccatataggggaagagagacggcagacagtggatggaaggaagagagttacaagaagatgaggaaaggagaaaccacagaagacaaaggtagaaaaaaatttctatttatttattgctttaggagacatgtgtcactgtttctgtgaagcattgtatgcagagtccagcttcttgctggttcaatttaacctttgtctatgtatttttattttatcccctcttttacaaaactgtgaagcgtttttagcaccagccttggtggtagcagctctgatgctcagaattttatgagcatcagagctgttacctccgtagctaaaatccacactacagttttgtaaaagagggaggggttagtttgtgattacatattccttactaggcgaaggtgttttctgtgttctgtgtgttttctgttaggattgacggtgtaggattgatctgtgctggtctggcttgtttagttttacaatgggtgtattgatgtactgctcactgcaatatgtaagatgctgccttttcctaggtactcatgtgtgacgtgtggtttgttactaaaaatcatgtttttcttacagatggggggggtgccaaaaaaatgatgggccccggatgttacatatgctaggtacgccactgtatgtaaagataccagaaagctggcgtagcaaaaacttctaagttttgagtatttaaccctcccacaatctcacgggcactcgtttcaagtttattgagattttgatttaaacgcaatatcaaatattttcaatgcgtataacaaaaataaatttggggaaataaataaaaccatttgaaccagtgttcccgctaagctgcgctggcgcacaaaatattacatcgcagcgcacacgtttctcgtcacagcgcacaatcggaagaggcgtacggcagatggcagggcggcgagaggagaatcgggcgagttggctcataacttgctggcgcccgatatttttggctcacggtgaaaaaagtttgctcacaacacccgcccgcttagagggaacactggttcttacctgttaattttctttcctttagtagcagcagatgaatccagagccccaccccttCTGTGGCTATCTGTTTGTGTCTTATGTGGCATTTTCAGTTCTGGTTTAAACATTCGCtactggaaagaagttttttttggATGCTCATTATCCTatctcgggatgcttgggcaaggagcataactgaatggacaggaggaataccaggctataaagccaactgttaatcagtttctctatctccacctgctggtcgatgtgagctattcccacttgtctctggattcatctgctgctactaaaggaaagaaaattaacaggtaagaacataattttaccatcctgcactgaccccacccccctcctcacACTTGAACCAGGGAAATGCACAATCATGCActgaccccaccccctcctcaCACTTGAACCAGGGAAATGCACAATCATGCActgaccccaccccctcctcaCACTTGAACCAGGGAAATGCACAATCCTGCActgaccccaccccctcctcaCACTTGAACCAGGGAAACGCACAGTCCTGCACTGACCCTAACCCCTTCTCACACTTGAACCAGGGAAATGCACAATCATGCActgaccccaccccctcctcaTACTTGAACCAGGGAAACACACAatcctgtaacttcaagtgtcccctagtatgtactttttgatggagtaaaaaaatcgattccCTTGTACCCACTCACCACTCAGGatcttgtagacttcaatcatatcttcccctcaGCTATTTCAGTACCTTCTTATCTTGGAAGGAAGAAGCATGATTGTGGGGCTCCTTAATAGAGCTGGAAGGTACAGAGGATCTGAGAGGTGGGGGACAGATAGTTCACTGATAAAGATGTATTGTTATTGCAAAGAGGTGTATGGATTGTCTTTGTAATCATATTAagcaatctttggtctttaaactctttcaactctggaatgatctccccttttaaggagttccagttcatctttaaaaactactatttgccaaacattttgaaaatttattcttagaaattttgctattatcttctatttatcatttgtaaatcattctctGTTTATTTAATTCCAACAATTGTATTATATCTATTCCTGTATAACATGTTGTACTCTTATAAGCTTATAATGTgtacattgtaattcgctgattgtccagctctctttggtgtgaactgcctagaagtcgtctgactatggcggtatagaagaataaagttattattcattattattattaaaccgaGTTGAGCCTTCTTAGAATGATAACTCGGTATagaaagttaagctttagtttagtttaatacgTCTTCAAACATGCTTATTTCTTTTTAACTGTTCTAATTTGGAGGTGATCTTGCATTTTCAGAAGGGATCCCTTGGCGATGTTGACGTGATACTGCTTGTGGTGAGCTTTTGGTAGCAATCTCTGTGCCGCAGccgattccaggtgtgccccgacGAGATGCCAGTAAGGAGGACAGGGGCTGGCGTgggctgactgcttataggacgtgcctctctcaGTGAGAGtctcctataggcagtcagccggcagtGATGACTCTTTTCCTCGCCGgcatttctcctcctctgccCGCACCTCCCCTCTTCCAGGAGCCTCCACCGAAGTGACAGATGGGCCTcggtgcatgcatggatgtcgacgtgatgttCATCGTATTGACATCCTCGCACTTCCGGGTTCCTTCCTGCCAAAAGTTTGCGGGACCCTGCTTTAGTCCTTGATAACTGTACAAGCTTCACATGTCCCAAGCTTttcttttcataagaacataagcattgcctccgctgggtcagacccgaggtccatcgcgcccagcggtagcccaacaggtccaggacctgcacagtaattttctgtctatacccttctatccccttttccagcaggaaattgtccaatcctttcttgaaccccagtaccatactctgccctattacgtcccctggaagcgcattccagttgtctaccacacgttgggtaaagaacttcctagcatttgttttgaatctgtcccctttcaacttttctgaatgctctcttgttcttttatttttcaaaagtttgaagaatctatccctctctactctctctatgcccctcatgatcttgtaagtatttatcatatcccctctaagtctcctcttctccagggaaaagagtcccagtttctccaatctctcagcgtatgaaagattttccatcccttttatcagacaacAGTGTATATGTACCTTTaaggcttttgttttttttttcccttctagcACTTCCTTCCACCATCCTTCAGCACCTTCTACCACTACTTAACATCTATTACCTGGAAAGGATTGAAGAAACTGCTGTTAAGAAAGGTGAGTGCCTGGTGCTCTCTGGTTCACGGGAGCTATAGGGTGCTGTTTGCTGttactggggaggggggttgggagggggggtggggtgacATCAGGGGTCTTACTGTTCTGCAGATTGCCTGACTGTACTGTTTTTGTATGTTCCTGATGTTTTGCTGTGCTGTGTTTTGtcataaataaacaattgcaaaaaaaaaaaaaaaagaaagatgagtGCTCAGGAGCAATAGTCTTGAAGAGCCGCTGCTTAGCCCTTCACGGGAATGACCCAGACCAGACATGCAATGCATTTCCAAAACAGATAATACTTTATTTGTAACAGCGGAAGTGTACCAGTAACAAGCTTGCATTATCAAGCTGGAAATGCAATTGGAGAGAGTATACAAAGAGAAGCCGGCAGAGTCCGAATGCATGAATGATCTCTAAAGAGACAAGCAGGATGGGAAGCCCATTCTATAGGCTTGATTTTGGACTACAGCGTTCCCCCACAAATcgcagactcgctcattcgcgctctgctctgaccgcctcttcctgtagtaaagtcgggctacaccaatcatgagctgcgtgtcaaagcagttcctgattggtatagcccgactttaccacaggaagaggcggtcggagcagagcgcgagtgatttccttcacccgcTGTCGctccagctaccctctcctgcctcacccccgtgaatttcgggggagtactgtacacccCTACATCCTGTGCCATCCCAGGATTATTTAAATTAGTGCAAAATTGCCTCTATTCTGCCCTTTTCCTTATCCTGTGCCCATATCTAGAAGGTTGTTTACTATCTTTTGTGGGTTTTCTGTGGTCAGGTCCTTTGTCCAGATGTGCCAGgctgttggtcacaaatttgctCCCGATGGCAGTTGGTAACAAGTTTGTTTTCTTTACTAACAAAAGAAACTTTCAATTTATGCTTGGAAGCATTGCATGGGGCCCTCTTCATGGGGTTCACTGACCAGGCACCCCTCATCAGTCCGCTGATCTGTCTTGAGCTGCCTACACTACAGAGAGTCATTTGCTGAAATTCTAATTCCAGGGCTTTCCACGGAGCCGGTGTGGTGCCAGATATGGAAACGTGTGATGAAAAGGAAACCATCGCAATACGAGGTGAGGCTGCAAATTGGAAAGGCTTTTCTGTCTAGACCAGGGgccttcaagttttattaaaattttgatgtatcgcgatatcattaattcaaagcgatttacaattaaaaacagggtctcaATTATTAACGACAACAGACacacataagggaagtagggagaactacaataagcttAATAAAAGACTTAtgaaaggaaaaattttttaaaagtattgataaaaattgaaaaggaaattaagaacctttttaaaaaaaaaaaaaaaaaaaattccatttctCGGAGCCTAAGACAGAGGACAAGTGAGTTTAAGCAGCGAATGGGATCAAAAGAGACTCCGATGAAGAGGTCTgaaaagcatccttgtacaaccagtattttaacagtcctttaaatttatttagtgatttttcttccttaataaatgatggtaaggaGTTCCATATTCTGGGCCCTGTAACCGCAAAGATCTTATCTTGTCAAACTTTTTGTCACGAGGGCCACATTCAGCACTTTTCAACGGGccgtggtaaaaaaaaaaaaagagttttattgaaagcagaaaattttataaactatttacaaagtatgtgagattaaattatcgtagtaatggacttccagattcatTTTAAAGATTAGTCACCGCGCCAGAGCTACCTAGAACGCTGCAAATTGACGCCGTCGATTGAGGCCGTACAAGTACGAAAAAATACTACGAATTATACAATTACAATTTAGTATTAAATAGAGTTGTaaataatattaacataatatggaatatcaatatattttggaacataattttaattaatgcatttgaaatctatcaacacaacgtggggtttttaaaaaatgttttgtggattctcattggaaaattagtccagTTCGCACATTTCCGCATAATTCTTCCATGGGccgtactttggagacccctggtcttGACCATCAAGTCTTATATTGTCAGTAACGATAACAATGGATTTAGGCAGTATTTTTCATCCAAgctagactcccccccccccccacccaaaggaagtgatttttttgaaaagctgttgggGGATTTGTGGAACTGCTGTTCTTTCGTGTGTTGGGTTTTGTTGAATTAGGCAGTATGAATTCTGCATGGACATTACACCTGTTTCTAGGGCTGTTATCTATAGATTCCTTGGTTCTTCCCTTTGTCCAGTGAATACATCTGTCCCATATTGGAGAAAGCAGAGGTGAAGCCAGACAGTAGGAGATTCTGAAACTGACTGTAATAGTAATTTTGCATTTATTACAAAACCCTGGGAACTGAGTAGATGGTGTGGTTACTTGGCTAGATGGGGCAAGAGTCAGAGGAAGTCCGCCTTAAATTTGACTAAATGTGAAATTGGTGAAAAGAAAAACTGGCAAAAAGGGAAGCCAGAGATGAACGAGAGCTTGTGACAGAAAGGGAAAGAGGCTTTGTTAACTGTTGTCAAAATCTGGACTATAATGACTGCTGAAGTGGAGCAGTAGAGAGGAGATGACTGGTCAGAAGGATATAGGCATTCTAACACAATGTCTTCCTCACAGTGTCCTTGGTCAGTTATGATCAGTAGACTGCAATTTACTTACAAAAAGTGTGTGTATGGTTGGGGGGGTGGGAATGGGAagagattttggatttagctcacactttttCCAGTACCGTATTTCCCTGCATATAGGCCGTCCCTCTGCATAGGCTATATGtatccatgtataggccgcagaaaagggcAGCCTATGTTTAAAAACCGGAAGATAAGCTGCCCTATGGTATTAGCCGCGGCTTATCTTCCAGTACCTCCTCTGCCTTTGTCAATCATCCCCCACCTCCGGTATCTTTTCAGGAGCCCCCTAGATGGCGAATCTCCGGTggtgcagggcagccgcgatCTCTTTGGCATCCGGCCTGCCTCCACACCGCCCGCTGAATGACCAACGTCAGCTCTtgcgggactcgcgagaactgacgtcAGTCACTCAGCAAGCGGTGCGGGAGCAGGCTGGATGCCAAAGAGATCACGgctgccctgcactgctggaGATTTGCCGTCCGCCGTCCAGGGGGCTCCTGaaaaggtaccaggggtggggggatgacttaaaatttttatataggccaccccatataactaggccgcggccctatatatggggaaatacggtagtagCTAAAGTATGAGTTAAATTCACATAGAGTAGACATTTCCCTGTCTAGAGAATGAGGGCTTACCACAAATAAAATGTTAAAGCCAAATAAGGGCTCAGAAGGATCATCTTGTTTAGGTCAACAAATGAAAATACAGCTTTTGGGATCCTTTCTCTAACACATGTATTTATTTTTCACAACTTTTATACTGCTCTATTTAAAATGCTTAGCGGTTTACAAACTGACTtaatcagaaataaaattaaGCACATTAAAACAAAACTAGAAGAAGATGATAACCCCCCagcaaattacaaaaaataattaCTCGGTCAAAAGTCTGCTGAAATAGAGGTTTTCAGCAACTTCCAGATCTGTAAGTTTTCATTTTACTTAAAGACTCTGGAAGCAAATTCCATAGTCATGCACCCTCTTACGTAAAacaccctagatcaggggtgtccaacctgcggccccgtgaagtattttgtgcggccccggtcgagggcgatgcagtgttttcctctgatgcccccgggtgtttaccgtcttgccggctccctcctctgtcttgctgcagcatttgcgcgaccccagaaaatttttttcggctgatgcggcccagggaagccaaaaggttggacactcctgccctAGATCTTTTAAACATGTCAGATTGGAGGATAATAGATAGAATATCAGTAAATATTTTTCTGCTGATCTCAATGAAAGTGGAAGACAGTGCAGTCTCAGAACTGTAGCCAATGATGggtcctctaaatattcttcactcttcgacctctaaccctttattgtagttccttcctattacatctcctgtaaaccgtgccgagctccacgaacgtggagaagatgcggtatacaaacctaaggattggattagattagattatttaaCATTTAAAGATTCAGGCCAAAATTTTAACTTGAACACACAGTCTGGTTCAAATCGTGGAATATTAGTCAAAAGACTAGCTACTACATTCTGAGCAAGTTGTAAGGACTTGAGCATCTCTACATGTTTGCTCTTGTACTATCcccctttattccgggaccagtgggtgaTGTGTCCCTTGCCGCCAGGCAttgtaggaagcctcagatgattgaagtcttaacTCCTCCCTCTGATAGCATACCCTGGAGCATGCCCCTTGGACACCAGTCTTGTCTTCATACAAGCCAGcctgtaggagcttatcttttctgctcatgtttcttTTGGTAGTTTTCAGTAATTCTTCAGTATTTTCTTTCGTGCTCTTGCCctcgtgctgtggaggttccctgcgaGGACATTCTGGTGGCAGGAGATCGCAGACTGTTGGAgaacatctggggggggggggttccctgcgCTGCAATAAGCCCCCTGGTCAACCTCTAAAGATCGGGGCTCCGGGATCGGGAactagctcaccccaggttcgtccaCTAGTGGGTGTAGCACAGGCTGACCGGTTCCACGGAGGTGCTACAGGGATTGGAGCTGGATTGCGTGCCTCCGCCAGGCATTTGATCGACGTATCCATGGCTTACGTCATTCATCAGGGGGGCATGTGGGGGTCCCTCCCGCTCTTTCGCTGGGCGGAGAGACACCTTGTAGCCCTGTCTGCTGCTCACATGGCAGGGGTAGACAATGTTCATGCAGACTTTCTCAGTCGCCAGACCCTGGACCCCCGAGAGTGGTCTCCCGGAGAGCGTTCGAGTGCATAGTGCACTGGTGTTCGAGTTCATGGCGACTGCAGCGAACAAGACGGCCAATTGATTTTTCAGTCGTCATGAGGCTTGCAGCGACGGCCTAGACGCTCTGGTGCAGCCCTGGCCCCAGGAGGGTCTTCTTTACACCTTCCCTCCTTATCCCATGATAGGATGTTTGTTGGGTTGAGTAGCAGAGCATGGGGGGCCGGTGATCCTGGTGGTccccgattggcccaggtggatGTGGTATGCCAATCTGGTTTGGCTGGTGGGGTAGAGTGCTGTGGTTGCCTTGTCACTCTCGTCTCCTCACATGAGGGCCAATCACTTCACTTGGGTCCTATGGCATGTCTCTTAAGCACGCAGCCTTGATGGCCTGGGGCTATTCTTCTGCAGTGACTGCTATGCTGCTTCACATTAAATGGAAGTCCATGGCGGCGGTCTATGCGCCCTCTTGGCAGTGCTACCATGCATGGTGCGCCAGCTGACAGGAGGATCCTTCTTCCCCCTTGGTTCCTCGGGTGCTAGAGTTTCTGCAGGATGACCTAAAAAAGGGCCTTGCAGTGGCTTCGCTATGGGTTCAGCCTGGGTCCTCTTGCCTTGAGGGGCTCCTTGGCGATTCATTTGGACGTGGTTCATTTTCTATGGGGCGCGGGTTGTCTGAGGCCCCCTTTGCGCCTCCCTTGTCAAACACggaatctgaatctggttctctgCTCCCTAGCTCGCCCGCCTTTGGAGCAGGCATCTTTGATGGATCTCACTATTAAGACGGTATTCCTTGTGGCTGTAACTTTGGCTAGGAGAGTTTCGGAGCTCCCGGCACTCTCTTGTCAGGATCCATTCCTGCGTATTATGGATGCCGTGGTGCTATTGAGtatggttccttcctttcttctgaaagtggtttctgtcttccatgtgaatcaggaagtccggCGTTTGTTTCTTCCGGTTCGAAGGCCTAGGACCGGGTGCTGTGGTCTCTGGATGTGCGCAGGCCTTTGCTGCAATATTTGAGGTTACCCAAGAGTTTCGCCTCGTGGACCACTTGATTGTCCTGGTGGGACCTGCACACCGAGGCGGTCCTGCCTCTAAGGTTACCATTTTGAGATGGATTCGAGCAGCCATTTCTGTGGTTTACGTAGCAGCAGTTAAGAAGCCACCCTTCGGGGTGCGGGTTCATTCAACCAGAGGGGTTTCCTGCTCCTGAGCTGAGTCATTGGCGGTTTCTCCAGATGAGATCTGTagggctgctacctggtcctccttgCACACCATCAAGTTTTATAGGATTGATGGGGCGGCCAAGCAGGATGCCGCTTTTGGTGCCTTGGTGTTGGCAGtgagctcatcagtcccaccctgatgttttcgggactgctctgttacgtcccactggtcccggaataaaggggAATTGTGCAAGAACGAAAGACTAAGCTcatacctttgctaatcttctttcttgtaaatcctccctTTATTCCGGGAACCCACCCTTTATCTGTCTGAATCGCTGATTGCCTGTCTTGAAGTACTGGTAAACTAGATTTTGGTTTCagaccagcctttataagagtgccatctGTCTGTATTTAGCACGgaaattgggggggggttctAGTTCAAGCACCCCCTCCTGACAGTGTGAGCTCCCTATAGCACTGGTTTGTTGTTCAGGTTTCTAATGTTTTATAACCTGTTTTCTCGTTTTCATTATTGCTGTTTTGCAAATGTTGAATTGAGCAGAATTAATTTGTCTGGCGGGGAGTTCCCCATTCCTCTCTCTTGTTTATCTTCTGTAGATGTTCCTTGCTGCTTTCAGGGGCATGCTCCAGGTTATGCTATCAGAGGGAGGAgttaagacttcaatcatctgagGCTTCCTGGTGGCAAGGGATGCATCACcaactggtcccggaataaagggaggatttataaaaaagaagattagcaaaggtaagaacctaatctttcattagcaGACTGTAGGCGCTTCGCTGGCTCTCTTTCAACCAAATTTAGTTTTCTTTACTTGCTTTGCTGTTGTCTGTATTCCAGACTCATATGTGACTTTGCTGCTTTAAAAACCATCTCAGGCTGTGATTATTTCCTTACAGAACATCAGATGTTGGAGGCAGAAGTTCCTGGAGACCTTTTTCCACAACATCATGCGTGGGATCTTGGACATGTCCTCGGACACATGCTTACAGGACCCTCGGTTCTCCCCCCTGCTCCACAGCGCACGTTATGTCACAGAGTTGACCATTGGGAACAAGCTGCAGGGAGTGACTCGACTTGGCCCGGTGTTAGGGAGCTTGGTTGATTCGGTGAAGACCTTGAAGTTCCTTCATCTTCGCTCTGCTGACAAGGCAACTGAATATGCACTTAGGCTTCTACTTCACTGTTTAATCCATCACGGAAAGGTCTGCAAGATATCTTTATCATCCTGGCCAACTCCAGACCAGGATCTTTTAGTCGTTATCTTAAAAATCAGTGCAGGCCTCTGGCGTCAGACCAGTGACTGCAAGATGTGCGTGCAGGAACAAGATGCAGAAAGCAGTGGTTCGGCACAGGAGAACAGACTCCCACAGTGTGTGGAGTCGCAGGAAAGTAGCCACATGCAGGCGCCCTCTGGAGGCAATTCTGAGAACAAATGGACCAATGAGAAGCCCCCAAGTGCCTTATTAAACTTACATTTGCCTGATGTAGACCAGAAAGCACTAACTAAGGTGTCCACAAAGAGTGGAGACAATGCCGTAGCCACTGATATCCCAGCAGTGCCGGCATTGATCGGCAGCATTTCCAGGAATGCCGTGTGCCATCAGTCTTCCCTGAATAAAGTGCCTCCGCCTACCTCGCAGAGCTCTAACACTTCAGCGATACCATCTGCAAATAATTCCTCCTACTGTGGGGGAGATGCGAAGGCAGAGCAGGATGAACTGTTTGATTTTGTCTTCGCCGTGGCCCAGGAAGAGATGAAAAAGTTGCAGGATGGAAATACTCAATTGGCAGAGGAGAACGCAGGCAATGGGGGGGCTCTTTCTGAGGCAGCCCAGGGGACGACTGACCTTCCTCCACCtttgaaaatcagatatcacTTCCGCAGTGTTACGTCGCTAAATTTACACAATGTGGTATTATCGCTAGAGTCCTGTCATTTCCTGTGTCACCTGCTGTGTTCCTGGGTCTCATTGGAAGCCCTCATGATGGCTTACAACGGTGCGTAGGAGATAGGTGAAAAGGAAGGAGATCAAAGGACAGGAAACCTGGAGTCTCTCTTGCTCCTCTTAGAAAAATTTCAAAACATTCATTTTGGTTCATCAGCTTCTTCCTCCTCTTGGTCTTACAGTCCAGAGCTGGGGAAGTGGTCTTCAGAACTACTAAGATCCCCCCTCACACAAACACATCTTCATTTAGAACTATCtggggtcccccccccccaatctttatttttaaagtgCTTTATATTACGTTTGTACTGCTGTACTTCGCCTTGATAATAGGCAggttaaaaatgtttaaaataaataaatgacctgAGATTGctttctgcacccccccccccccaatctttaTTCAAGTTACCTGGGATTACCACTCTAATCTTTGATCTCCTTCCTGATTGGCTTAGTTATTGCAGCAACAGACCCTCAAATGTGCTCCCCAAGACTGGCCACTGGGTGTCACTGCTGAGCGATGCTGGGGTCTCCTAAGGGCTATGGACTCAGTTGATCTAAGATGCTAAAGGCGGCCTCAGCTCTGCCTCGAACCCATTGAGCCTCTGCATCTTATTTCTAGCCTTGTttgcttgggtttttttttttttttttttttttacatattaggGCAATTTCACATCTTCTATGCAAATATTGGTTTTTTTTCCtcactgattttttttcagagttGGGTTCCAACATCTTCCTTATACTGAAGGCGCTCTGCACTTTATCTCGCCAGCCAGACTGCCATCTCTCCGTGGTTCAGCTTAGTGATTTTGTGGTGCAGGTGCCTCCCCTGGAGCTGGCTTGCACTATCCTGACTGactttccttccctccatgtcCTTGCTCTCAAGTTCAATGTGGAAGATTCCCTATGGGAGGAGGGACTGGAACAATCTGACCCAGAATTCCTTGGTAAGAAGTGCTTAGAATGTATTCGCCCAGCAGGGTGCTCTGTGTAGTGAAGGGTGTTTCTGTGCTTCCCTCATTGGCAGGCAGTTCTCTTCCTGATCCCTGCCTTCTCCCCCATGGGCTCCGGTGCCGAGAGGTTGCTAGCTGGGGCGTGGCTGAAGAGTGTCAGGGGAGACCTCCACTTAGGTGGCATCTTTGTCTCAAGTGGACCTTATGAtggaggaagggctgtggctcggcacccagaggttgtgagatcaaatccccgtgccgctccttgtgaccctgggcaagtcacttaatcctccagtgcccaccgctttgaatgtcagctttgaaatgccaaagtgacaaaaaggcagtgtacaagtctattccctttccaACAGGGGTCtacccaggtcacaagcaccaggcagaaaccgaaagagtagcaacattccagagctgagattgtgatgtcataatgcctcattccaccaatgcctaagagccaacctcttggga carries:
- the LRRC41 gene encoding leucine-rich repeat-containing protein 41 isoform X4, whose translation is MLQYSQGCSSCSCRGLATLSAGLWGGCQKNDGPRMLHMLALPSTILQHLLPLLNIYYLERIEETAVKKGLSTEPVWCQIWKRVMKRKPSQYENIRCWRQKFLETFFHNIMRGILDMSSDTCLQDPRFSPLLHSARYVTELTIGNKLQGVTRLGPVLGSLVDSVKTLKFLHLRSADKATEYALRLLLHCLIHHGKVCKISLSSWPTPDQDLLVVILKISAGLWRQTSDCKMCVQEQDAESSGSAQENRLPQCVESQESSHMQAPSGGNSENKWTNEKPPSALLNLHLPDVDQKALTKVSTKSGDNAVATDIPAVPALIGSISRNAVCHQSSLNKVPPPTSQSSNTSAIPSANNSSYCGGDAKAEQDELFDFVFAVAQEEMKKLQDGNTQLAEENAGNGGALSEAAQGTTDLPPPLKIRYHFRSVTSLNLHNVVLSLESCHFLCHLLCSWVSLEALMMAYNANQLKQLEIQFPRGLLKPKHLLSLLGASSSLEKLILDSATFPSPEDLRVVLRALSELNPTLKKLYLHELNLSGCKSEVLLLLQSSTLEEVTFSFCQLFERRLDGFLIELINTVKKNRTLTILNLRGNRLGDEGLVSLADIFSEDSVSSIQHMDISSNCIKPAGLIQFAKKLEKSREQAGRISLTHLNLSQNLLNRDLAITQEALQALRKACTVIDHSSDFSQVFADHISVM
- the LRRC41 gene encoding leucine-rich repeat-containing protein 41 isoform X1 codes for the protein MLQYSQGCSSCSCRGLATLSAGLWGGCQKNDGPRMLHMLALPSTILQHLLPLLNIYYLERIEETAVKKGLSTEPVWCQIWKRVMKRKPSQYENIRCWRQKFLETFFHNIMRGILDMSSDTCLQDPRFSPLLHSARYVTELTIGNKLQGVTRLGPVLGSLVDSVKTLKFLHLRSADKATEYALRLLLHCLIHHGKVCKISLSSWPTPDQDLLVVILKISAGLWRQTSDCKMCVQEQDAESSGSAQENRLPQCVESQESSHMQAPSGGNSENKWTNEKPPSALLNLHLPDVDQKALTKVSTKSGDNAVATDIPAVPALIGSISRNAVCHQSSLNKVPPPTSQSSNTSAIPSANNSSYCGGDAKAEQDELFDFVFAVAQEEMKKLQDGNTQLAEENAGNGGALSEAAQGTTDLPPPLKIRYHFRSVTSLNLHNVVLSLESCHFLCHLLCSWVSLEALMMAYNELGSNIFLILKALCTLSRQPDCHLSVVQLSDFVVQVPPLELACTILTDFPSLHVLALKFNVEDSLWEEGLEQSDPEFLANQLKQLEIQFPRGLLKPKHLLSLLGASSSLEKLILDSATFPSPEDLRVVLRALSELNPTLKKLYLHELNLSGCKSEVLLLLQSSTLEEVTFSFCQLFERRLDGFLIELINTVKKNRTLTILNLRGNRLGDEGLVSLADIFSEDSVSSIQHMDISSNCIKPAGLIQFAKKLEKSREQAGRISLTHLNLSQNLLNRDLAITQEALQALRKACTVIDHSSDFSQVFADHISVM
- the LRRC41 gene encoding leucine-rich repeat-containing protein 41 isoform X5, with amino-acid sequence MLQYSQGCSSCSCRGLATLSAGLWGGCQKNDGPRMLHMLALPSTILQHLLPLLNIYYLERIEETAVKKGLSTEPVWCQIWKRVMKRKPSQYENIRCWRQKFLETFFHNIMRGILDMSSDTCLQDPRFSPLLHSARYVTELTIGNKLQGVTRLGPVLGSLVDSVKTLKFLHLRSADKATEYALRLLLHCLIHHGKVCKISLSSWPTPDQDLLVVILKISAGLWRQTSDCKMCVQEQDAESSGSAQENRLPQCVESQESSHMQAPSGGNSENKWTNEKPPSALLNLHLPDVDQKALTKVSTKSGDNAVATDIPAVPALIGSISRNAVCHQSSLNKVPPPTSQSSNTSAIPSANNSSYCGGDAKAEQDELFDFVFAVAQEEMKKLQDGNTQLAEENAGNGGALSEAAQGTTDLPPPLKIRYHFRSVTSLNLHNVVLSLESCHFLCHLLCSWVSLEALMMAYNELGSNIFLILKALCTLSRQPDCHLSVVQLSDFVVQVPPLELACTILTDFPSLHVLALKFNVEDSLWEEGLEQSDPEFLANQLKQLEIQFPRGLLKPKHLLSLLGASSSLEKLILDSATFPSPEDLRVVLRALSELNPTLKKLYLHELNLSGCKSEVLLLLQSSTLEVQIVSNQLD